The proteins below come from a single Benincasa hispida cultivar B227 chromosome 4, ASM972705v1, whole genome shotgun sequence genomic window:
- the LOC120076092 gene encoding vignain-like, with protein MSDDEFINTHVNSNIKYYENLHDKKTEAASSGRVGGFMYEHIKDLPSSIEWRKKGAVNDIKNLGSCGNKRMKIDGYENVPPNNENALKKVVAHRSVSIAASGRRFRYYLKASSFD; from the exons ATGTCCGATGATGAGTTTATTAACACACATGTTAACTCCAATATTAAGTACTACGAAAACTTACACGATAAGAAAACAGAAGCTGCTAGTAGTGGCCGTGTTGGTGGGTTCATGTATGAGCACATTAAGGATCTTCCATCTTCGATCGAGTGGAGAAAAAAAGGAGCTGTCAATGACATCAAGAACCTAGGCAGTTgtg GTAATAAGAGAATGAAAATTGATGGATATGAGAATGTACCTCCAAACAATGAGAATGCTTTGAAGAAAGTCGTCGCACACCGATCAGTGTCGATAGCTGCTAGTGGAAGGCGTTTTCGATATTACTTAAAGGCAAGTAGTTTTGATTGA